The following DNA comes from Sporomusaceae bacterium.
CATGTGCTTCTTCATCCCCTTGTTCGGCCACATGTCCGACAGGCTGGGGCGCACGAAGGTGTATTTCTGGGGCAGCCTTATCACCGGCTTTTCCTCGTTCCCGGCTTTCTGGTTGATAAACAGCAGCAGTGGCAATGTCACGCTCATCTGGATGTCGATCATCATTCCCTTCGGTATTTTCTATGCTTCGATCTACGGGCCGGAGGCCGCGTTGTTTGCCGAACTGTTCGATACCAGGGTCCGCTATACCGGCATATCCTTTGTCTATCAGTTCTCAGGCATTTTCGCGAGCGGCATCACGCCGATGATTGCCACGGCGCTACTGAAATACGGCAATGGGGACACGACGATGATCTGCGCTTATGTGGCCTTCGCTGGCCTGGTCAGCGCCTTGTCGGCCCGCTGGATAGGCGCCCGCGCCCGCGCCCGCCAGACCCAAGTCGCCGAAGCACCGGCCGCAGCCGTGCCGGAAAAGGTTTAACGCACCCGGCCGCCCAGCGCGAGGCTGCAGTCTCAAAGTTAATGTTAAGTTACAGATGAGGCCAGCCTCGCGGCTGGGAAATGAAGGAGGAGAGAAAATGACTACCTGCTGTACCGTACTTTCACCGCAAGAACAACGCATTCAAGAAGAGCTTCTGGGCAAGTCCCAATTTGGCACTTGCACCCGGGCATACGACATTCTCCAGTCAGTTAAGAATGTCCGGCCGCGCATCGATGTGGAGCGGGCGAAATACTTTACCGAGTCTTTCCGGCAAACCGAGGGCGAGCCCCTTATACTCCGGTGGTCGAAAGCGATGAAGTACATCGCCGAGAACATCACCGTTTACATCGACGATAATCAGTTGATCGTCGGCCGGGCGGGAACTCAGGGGCGCTACGGGATTCTTTATCCCGAACTTGACGGCGACTTCCTCGATCTGGCCATCGAGCAGCTGCCATACCGGGTGGAGTCACCCTTCAGCATCAGCGAGGCCGAAGCCAGGGTGGTTGTGGAGGAAATCGCTCCCTACTGGAAGGGCAAGACTTTCCACGAGAACCTGACCAAGTCGCTGCCGAAAGATACGCTGAAGCTGACCTATGATCCCAACGACCCGCTGAAGTCACGGTTCATCGTCAACGAAACAGCGTCCTTCCGCTCCTCGATCCAGTGGGTTCACGATTATGAAAAGGTCCTTAATAAAGGTTTCAAAGGAATAAGAGCAGAGGCTCAGGCAAAACTGGATGCTCTCGATTCGCTCAGCCCTGTCGACAATATGGAGAAAGCGCCCTTCCTGCAGGCGGTCATCCTGATCGCCGACGCGATGGTTATCTGGGCCCAGCGGCACGCAAAGCTGGCGATGGAAAAAGCCAAAGCCGAAAAGGATGCCAAGCGGAAAAAAGAGTTGCTGCAAATCGCCGAGATCTGTTCATGGGTGCCTGAGAATCCGGCCCGTAATTTCCGGGAGGCCGTGCAGTCCCAGTGGTTTACCCAGATGTTTTCCCGCCTTGAGCAGAAGACCGGGACGATAATCTCCAACGGCCGGATGGACCAGTATTTTTACCCCTTCTACAAGCGGGACGTAGAAGCCGGTCTGATTACCGACGAACAGGTGCTGGAAATTATGGAGTGCATGTGGGTCGGCATGGCCCAGTTCATCGACCTGTATATTTCGCCGACCGGCGGCGCCTTCAACGAAGGATACGCCCATTGGGAAGCGGTCACTATCGGCGGCCAGACTCCTGATGGTCGCGACGCCACCAACGAGCTCACCTATCTTTTCCTGCAGTCCAAGCGGGAGTTTCCTCTCCATTACCCCGACTTGGCGGCGCGTATTCACGGCCGGTCGCCGGCCCGCTACCTCTAC
Coding sequences within:
- a CDS encoding glycyl radical protein, with amino-acid sequence MTTCCTVLSPQEQRIQEELLGKSQFGTCTRAYDILQSVKNVRPRIDVERAKYFTESFRQTEGEPLILRWSKAMKYIAENITVYIDDNQLIVGRAGTQGRYGILYPELDGDFLDLAIEQLPYRVESPFSISEAEARVVVEEIAPYWKGKTFHENLTKSLPKDTLKLTYDPNDPLKSRFIVNETASFRSSIQWVHDYEKVLNKGFKGIRAEAQAKLDALDSLSPVDNMEKAPFLQAVILIADAMVIWAQRHAKLAMEKAKAEKDAKRKKELLQIAEICSWVPENPARNFREAVQSQWFTQMFSRLEQKTGTIISNGRMDQYFYPFYKRDVEAGLITDEQVLEIMECMWVGMAQFIDLYISPTGGAFNEGYAHWEAVTIGGQTPDGRDATNELTYLFLQSKREFPLHYPDLAARIHGRSPARYLYEVAETIKEGSGFPKLINDEEVVPLLLAKGAQFGEAYDYAVSGCSECRMPNRDTYTSPCAYINFPAALEMTMYNGKMLLHGDEVIGLETGDPCSFKTWEQFWNAYLAQHINFLKHAFVQQHVIINLRAKHFAWPLGSALHDLCMKECKDIHTPVIEGGIDLGYFEFMGYGTLVDSLAAIKKLVFEDKKLTMAQLIEAMKTNFEGKEVVRQLVANAPKYANNDPYADGIAKELDAVCLEFTRKYSQELGVHLDLRYVPFTSHVPFGKVVSATPNGRKAYTPLSDGSSASQGADANGPTAVLLSNYASKNYDYRERAARLLNIKFTPACVAGEEGTEKLVSFIKSWCDLKLWHIQFNVINKETLLAAKKDPDKYRGLIVRIAGYSAYFTDLSPDLQDDLIARTEHAAI